A single window of Malus sylvestris chromosome 5, drMalSylv7.2, whole genome shotgun sequence DNA harbors:
- the LOC126623228 gene encoding thaumatin-like protein 1: protein MDRFFTSSPSFTFSLLLLLAMASTGVLATTFTFVNRCDYTVWPGILANANSPTLDSTGFELPQQTARTFQAPTGWSGRFWARTGCSFDGSGSGSCTTGDCGSGQVECNGAGAAPPATLAEFTLGTGGQDFYDVSLVDGYNLPVFVEGTGGSGQCASTGCSTDLNRMCPTELRVGDGDACKSACEAFGTPEYCCSGAYATPNTCSPSVYSQMFKAACPKSYSYAYDDATSTFTCTGADYTVTFCPSSPSQKSSRDSTTPMTATPSQGAATAGSDPGFTYSNSGAGLGGAVSGSGTGAGTGTGAGSGTGAGEAMLADGSWLAGLAMGDSPRAVPLPTLHSLTASAALFILLSYLYL, encoded by the exons ATGGATCGCTTCTTTACATCTTCACCTTCATTCACTTTCAGCCTTCTTCTCTTACTTGCCATGGCTTCCACAG GTGTTTTAGCGACGACATTCACATTCGTCAACAGATGCGACTACACAGTATGGCCCGGGATTCTCGCAAATGCGAACAGTCCTACGCTCGACTCTACCGGATTCGAGCTCCCCCAACAAACAGCCCGCACATTCCAAGCCCCGACCGGCTGGTCAGGTCGTTTCTGGGCCCGAACAGGCTGCAGTTTTGACGGATCCGGTTCCGGGTCCTGCACCACCGGCGACTGTGGCTCCGGCCAGGTGGAATGCAACGGAGCCGGAGCCGCCCCGCCTGCGACGCTAGCCGAGTTCACTCTTGGTACCGGCGGTCAGGACTTCTACGACGTCAGCCTAGTAGACGGGTACAACTTGCCCGTTTTCGTCGAAGGGACTGGCGGGTCGGGTCAGTGCGCTTCGACCGGGTGCTCCACGGATCTGAACAGGATGTGTCCGACCGAGTTGAGGGTTGGCGATGGCGACGCGTGTAAGAGCGCGTGCGAGGCGTTTGGAACTCCCGAATACTGTTGCAGCGGCGCGTATGCTACACCCAACACTTGTAGCCCGTCGGTTTACTCGCAGATGTTTAAGGCGGCGTGCCCCAAGTCATATAGCTACGCCTACGACGATGCTACGAGTACGTTTACGTGCACCGGTGCTGATTATACGGTGACGTTTTGCCCCTCTTCTCCAAG TCAGAAATCTTCTAGAGATTCAACAACACCAATGACAGCAACACCATCACAAGGGGCTGCTACCGCCGGGTCGGATCCCGGGTTTACTTATTCGAATTCCGGTGCCGGCTTAGGCGGTGCAGTGTCTGGTTCTGGTACGGGTGCGGGTACGGGTACTGGGGCAGGTTCCGGCACGGGGGCTGGTGAAGCAATGCTGGCAGATGGGTCATGGTTAGCCGGTTTGGCCATGGGAGACTCACCTAGGGCAGTACCTCTCCCCACTCTACACTCACTCACTGCCTCAGCAGCTTTATTTATCCTCTTGTCCTATCTCTACCTGTAG